In Colletotrichum lupini chromosome 6, complete sequence, a single window of DNA contains:
- a CDS encoding HMG box protein has product MMVRCSIYGPMSGELSHQPYSTPDTSPPTPSRPPDGLTTRSGLSIQKGPTTIKPLAVRASRVEKSTPKKKKERAKSAKKVDVVKSPLSELAKEQPHIPVADIGAYVQRSSEIRMKEVEESKTPGRIKRPMNAFMLYRKAYQNLAKSLCTQNNHQLVSQVCGAGWPLEPEHIRDQFNEWAKEERANHQLAHPGYKFTPSKPRPKAREEEDSDQGDMDDMEWNGSRASSRSRQVRKPGHGRNEAPASIFHNYPPLQTSPMGLGVQTQSMYHYSNPGKTLPAPYSQNGLGGGQYYQQSVQQRQDATGFVEDVLIRKTPSPAMGYAAPSMDHQYDGIDHYGPMSHPDGIDPIIDPGLMGHGGHPYGDMYGNHMLPRWTNPLNFGDGRQELMDGMGYDESLLTDPQIQILRGPESSWRVEELDSSHFTNSWIEPE; this is encoded by the exons ATGATGGTCAGATG CTCCATATATGGCCCTATGTCCGGAGAGCTGAGCCACCAG CCGTACAGCACCCCTGACACGTCGCCACCCACGCCGTCGAGGCCACCAGATGGGCTGACCACACGTAGCGGTCTCAGCATCCAGAAGGGGCCAACTACCATCAAGCCCCTTGCAGTGAGAGCATCACGTGTTGAAAAGTCAAcgcccaagaagaagaaggagcgGGCAAAGTCTGCCAAAAAGGTTGATGTCGTTAAGAGCCCACTAAGCGAATTGGCAAAGGAGCAACCGCACATCCCAGTAGCGGACATTGGGGCCTATGTTCAGCGATCTTCAGAAATACGGATGAAGGAGGTCGAAGAGAGCAAGACCCCAGGCCGAATCAAGCGACCGATGAACGCCTTCATGTTGTACCGCAAGGCGTATCAGAACCTCGCCAAAAGCCTCTGTACGCAAAATAACCATCAACTTGTATCTCAGGTCTGCGGTGCCGGCTGGCCTTTGGAGCCGGAACACATTCGGGACCAGTTTAATGAGTGGGCGAAGGAAGAGCGCGCGAACCACCAGCTTGCTCACCCGGGCTACAAGTTCACGCCTTCGAAACCAAGACCCAAAGcgagagaagaagaggactcAGACCAAGGCGACATGGACGACATGGAATGGAATGGCAGCCGCGCAAGCTCAAGGAGCAGGCAAGTGAGGAAACCCGGACACGGCAGGAACGAAGCACCAGCGTCCATCTTCCACAACTACCCGCCACTGCAGACAAGTCCCATGGGTCTGGGCGTGCAGACACAGTCCATGTACCATTACAGCAACCCTGGAAAAACTCTCCCAGCACCATATAGTCAGAACGGCCTTGGCGGCGGCCAGTACTACCAGCAGAGCGTCCAACAGCGTCAGGACGCCACCGGCTTTGTTGAAGACGTGCTCATCAGGAAGACGCCATCACCAGCGATGGGCTACGCAGCACCATCGATGGACCACCAGTACGACGGCATCGACCACTACGGCCCAATGTCGCATCCTGACGGCATCGATCCGATAATTGATCCGGGTCTAATGGGCCATGGAGGTCATCCATACGGCGACATGTATGGCAATCACATGCTACCGCGATGGACGAATCCGCTCAACTTTGGCGACGGAAGGCAGGAACTGATGGATGGTATGGGATATGATGAAAGTCTTCTGACAGACCCTCAAATTCAGATCCTGAGAGGACCAGAGAGCAGTTGGAGAGTGGAGGAGCTTGACAGCAGCCACTTCACCAACAGTTGGATAGAACCAGAATGA
- a CDS encoding transmembrane protein 32: MTWISRSITAIGLLLLGHACYSAQEHSALQSFRAASPLATSASATTSLPADITIEAAVATLIVVLGMVLGAPNLRPIEWRVWAGKIEREGEMGFLTGSGEVEKDYVGNPFQILESRPGFADVRKQKRDFTNWVKAGGKAGTTAKSG, translated from the exons ATGACGTGGATCTCGCGCTCGATCACGGCCATtggcctccttctcctcggccATGC CTGCTACTCTGCGCAAGAGCACTCTGCGCTGCAATCCTTCCGAGCAGCTTCGCCTTTAGCAACATCTGCCTCAGCCACCACGTCGCTACCGGCGGACATTACAATCGAAGCGGCCGTGGCGACCCTCATCGTCGTCCTGGGTATGGTCTTGGGCGCACCCAATCTTCGGCCGATCGAATGGCGCGTGTGGGCAGGCAAAATTGAACGAGAGGGCGAGATGGGATTCCTGACGGGCAGCGGGGAGGTGGAGAAGGACTACGTTGGCAACCCGTTTCAAATTCTGGAGAGCCGGCCCGGCTTCGCCGACGTTCGGAAACAAAAGAGAGACTTTACGAACTGGGTCAAGGCTGGGGGAAAGGCCGGAACCACGGCCAAGTCGGGTTGA
- a CDS encoding MutS domain V — protein MPGRGSAMSSPWRGRPRRSILHGGSRDRSRGSSQMGSWGGQRGESWTGSDVSSRGSSYTPRRSRGSSTHAYRGSRGSSSVVGPHHTSPIFSSPRRTRVPSLEEISPSAGQYIEDSGYQDHLVDSANRLTLPSNNYFLPSIAAEVEFGNRQMPLPLSSSEYEASSLLGREGMAQVERRNEVLMAISVQVKGVLGCAYYDTDENSLFLLQDMSCTAPLQFVEMLMLHIQPTTVLLPLKVPDAILHFFEQYQSNVDRGSERDNYILRLLGSTEFSHAAAMERLTNLPIAASEHALVTNTGFGLSSRSLQGPGEECQDVKTMRLGSFVDLESVASIGCAGAVLCETIRLQNAQRAAENIERAFEVSLRMFALADFMFVNADTLSSLQVFQSELHPSNLISGPGKAVSGSKESLSLFGIFHPFAGTPQGKARLKQLFLRPLVNIDMIRERQATIAVFLQPGNEEAFSSISQGLRKVTDIKKTLAQLQRGAAESPAGWASIERGLRNSNGLVIIQKVSHGSNLSDEARADSINQMVQVVAVDKLTAIIDLVGKVVDFEETKANSRIAVKLHVNTELDELKQTYQGLESLLNEVSTTLSLELPTWARKFVTGCVFWPQLGFLTVVPLLEGTQAGYEGQGLSGDHWEQRFTANDNVYFKNNLMMDLDDHFGDTYSRIVDLEVDILHGLACKILEHEATLSRVSDVCGELDCLVALASGALKYGWICPTMTEDNIVSIYGGRHPLQELVVPAFIPNDCILIGGSADEAKTPTSMPDNNNIGISTLIITGPNHSGKSVYVKQVALIVYLAHIGSFVPATGATIGLTDQILTRISTRESVSQAESTFGTDLRQVAFLLNRATRRTLVAIDEFGKGTAADDGAGLMTALIDHFSTLGLQSPKVLITTHYHEIFEGGYLQERPRLSLAHMEVRLGIDANQMEDQVIFLYSLVPGRSTSSFGSRCAALNGIDTAVVERAEAIVLLLARNEDLGVVCARLDATDEARLEEAENVARQFLRISLDGPGNPQSRGRGTLSTLGILESLLVPAMVE, from the exons ATGCCGGGACGAGGCAGCGCCATGTCCAGTCCTTGGCGTGGTCGACCTCGCAGGAGTATCCTCCACGGAGGTTCCAGAGACCGGTCGAGAGGTAGCTCGCAGATGGGCTCGTGGGGAGGCCAACGAGGTGAATCATGGACTGGCTCGGATGTCAGCTCAAGAGGGAGCTCATATACACCTCGTCGTTCGAGGGGATCTTCCACTCATGCATATCGAGGATCGCGCGGTAGTTCCAGTGTCGTTGGTCCGCACCACACCTCGCCCATTTTCTCGAGCCCTCGTCGTACCCGTGTACCATCACTTGAGGAGATTTCGCCATCTGCAGGACAATACATTGAAGATTCCGGATATCAAGATCACCTCGTAGACTCCGCGAATCGACTGACACTGCCGTCCAACAACTATTTCTTGCCCTCGATTGCTGCTGAAGTCGAATTCGGCAACCGTCAAATGCCCCTACCACTGTCAAGCAGCGAGTACGAGGCATCGTCACTCCTTGGCAGAGAAGGAATGGCTCAAGTCGAGCGGAGGAACGAGGTTCTTATGGCCATTTCCGTTCAAGTGAAAGGTGTCCTGGGTTGTGCCTATTATGATACAGACGAAAACAGCTTATTTCTTCTGCAGGATATGTCCTGCACTGCGCCGTTGCAGTTTGTCGAAATGCTCATGCTGCACATTCAACCAACGACCGTCTTGCTACCCCTGAAAGTACCGGATGCGATTCTTCACTTCTTTGAGCAATATCAAAGTAATGTGGACCGAG GATCTGAAAGGGATAACTACATTCTCCGACTTCTAGGTTCAACTGAATTCAGCCACGCGGCTGCTATGGAGAGGTTAACGAATCTACCGATCGCCGCCTCGGAACATGCTCTGGTGACGAACACAGGATTCGGCCTCTCCAGTCGCAGCTTGCAGGGTCCCGGAGAGGAATGCCAAGATGTCAAAACGATGCGTCTCGGGTCTTTTGTAGATCTGGAGAGCGTTGCATCA ATTGGCTGTGCCGGTGCCGTGCTGTGCGAGACTATACGACTTCAGAATGCTCAACGGGCAGCAGAAAATATAGAGAGAGCTTTCGAAGTGTCGCTGCGGATGTTTGCTTTGGCGGACTTCATGTTTGTAAACGCCGACACGCTCTCCTCCCTCCAAGTATTCCAATCCGAATTACATCCGAGTAACCTGATCTCCGGCCCGGGAAAAGCAGTCTCCGGTTCGAAAGAAAGCCTATCTCTATTCGGCATCTTTCACCCGTTCGCTGGCACCCCTCAAGGCAAGGCACGGCTCAAACAACTCTTCTTACGCCCACTAGTCAACATCGACATGATCCGCGAGAGGCAAGCAACCATTGCGGTATTCCTGCAACCGGGGAACGAAGAGGCCTTTTCGAGCATATCTCAAGGACTACGAAAGGTCACAGATATCAAGAAAACTCTGGCTCAGTTGCAAAGAGGCGCAGCAGAATCTCCGGCTGGCTGGGCTTCAATCGAGCGTGGT CTGCGAAACTCCAATGGCCTTGTCATCATACAAAAGGTCAGCCATGGTAGCAACTTGTCTGACGAAGCGAGAGCTGACTCTATCAACCAGATGGTGCAGGTCGTCGCAGTGGACAAGTTGACGGCAATTATAGATTTGGTAGGAAAGGTTGTCGATTTCGAGGAAACCAAGGCAAACTCACGCATCGCTGTGAAATTACACGTAAACACTGAACTCGATGAATTGAAGCAGACTTACCAAGGGCTAGAATCCCTGTTAAACGAGGTCAGCACAACATTGTCGTTGGAGCTCCCGACGTGGGCTCGCAAATTCGTCACAGGCTGTGTGTTTTGGCCGCAATTGGGCTTCCTCACTGTTGTCCCTTTACTCGAGGGCACTCAGGCAGGCTACGAAGGTCAAGGACTGTCCGGTGACCATTGGGAGCAAAGATTCACGGCGAACGACAATGTATACTTCAAGAACAACCTCATGATGGACTTAGATGACCACTTCGGGGACACTTACAGCAGGATTGTTG ATCTCGAGGTTGATATCCTGCACGGTCTAGCCTGTAAGATCCTCGAACATGAGGCTACCCTCAGTCGCGTGTCCGATGTTTGCGGCGAACTTGACTGCCTTGTAGCCCTTGCTAGCGGAGCACTCAAATATGGCTGGATATGTCCCACTATGACAGAAGACAACATTGTGTCAATCTACGGAGGACGTCACCCCCTTCAGGAACTGGTGGTGCCTGCATTCATCCCCAATGATTGTATTCTTATCGGAGGCTCTGCCGATGAAGCAAAAACACCAACATCGATGCCAGACAACAATAACATTGGCATCAGCACTCTCATTATCACAGGGCCAAATCATTCGGGGAAAAGTGTATATGTCAAGCAGGTTGCCCTCATTGTTTACCTCGCCCATATTGGCAGCTTCGTGCCCGCTACCGGCGCGACGATTGGCCTCACGGACCAAATTCTAACACGTATCTCGACGCGGGAAAGCGTCTCGCAAGCGGAGAGTACATTTGGTACCGATTTGAGGCAGGTGGCCTTCCTGTTGAATCGTGCTACCCGTCGAACACTCGTGGCAATCGACGAATTTGGCAAAGGGACGGCAGCTGATGATGGAGCTGGTTTGATGACTGCCCTCATTGACCACTTCAGCACGCTCGGTTTACAGTCCCCCAAAGTTCTGATCACAACGCATTATCATGAGATATTCGAAGGAGGTTATCTTCAAGAGCGACCAAGGCTATCGCTCGCGCACATGGAAGTCCGTCTTGGTATCGACGCGAACCAGATGGAGGACCAAGTGATTTTTCTTTACAGTCTAGTTCCCGGAAGGAGCACGTCAAGTTTCGGGAGCAGATGTGCAGCGTTGAATGGGATTGATACTGCAGTGGTCGAGCGAGCTGAGGCTATTGTACTGCTCCTCGCCCGAAATGAAGACCTTGGGGTGGTGTGTGCTAGATTAGATGCTACAGATGAGGCTCGACTTGAGGAGGCGGAGAACGTTGCCCGTCAGTTTCTTCGAATCTCCTTGGATGGCCCTGGAAATCCTCAGTCTAGAGGGCGAGGTACTTTGTCTACTCTGGGCATTTTGGAGAGTCTTCTCGTGCCGGCAATGGTTGAGTGA
- a CDS encoding ADP-ribosylation factor, translating to MAIPFAAAAAAAVTLDDKFQNLDDEAVYTRVKAEAANDKALNFVVEFNLHEAFIAFNLTTDDFDQLATRKRKDDMVRWINIWSPSMQKPAVERIGAQYGFSKRLLAIMTAPALSFIKQQANATQVSPQGSDVEKGSLSDGLGLPPPGQTQAQVLEELQIYQLVKETVNYTSIDQGNDFLCIGANWLHTRPHSKATEHSPSLLPPRHWSWLALSSDSVVVSFHETPSSEYPEDEEWSMAELVNTRSNTTSVLCQLSKHGVEDFERRLLSLKPVRQAMPRQGLGSNTACEGSSNLFYYLFEDYSSALPVLRTSKQELSRLSDQILKPSRRTKIKTGEIIESLHTLRKELSQLQHLFEGYKSLIKRICWSPRSLDACHEGQCGRLELSGNMFGEVNISSSARSRFERLGDRLQLLMLNTIQEYLDEQNALSNTYFNLTAQRDSQATARLSRSATVLAKLSVFFLPITFMTSYFSVEIPDLVEHYTPKMYWVCFAVIAGISFISLFFFSRMIEILSDVLEAWAHTAVRSTRRFVGLRVQDDRDEH from the exons ATGGCGATACcattcgccgccgccgccgctgctgctgTCACGTTGGACGACAAGTTCCAGAATCTAGATGATGAAGCCGTGTACACTCGCGTCAAGGCCGAGGCTGCCAACGACAAGGCTCTCAACTTTGTCGTCGAGTTCAACCTCCACGAGGCCTTCATCGCCTTCAACCTGACCACTGATGATTTCGACCAGCTCGCCACCCGAAAGCGCAAAGACGACATGGTGCGATGGATCAATATCTGGTCACCGAGCATGCAGAAACCAGCCGTGGAACGCATCGGCGCCCAGTACGGGTTCTCCAAGAGACTTCTCGCCATCATGACGGCTCCGGCCTTGTCATTCATCAAGCAGCAGGCCAACGCGACGCAGGTGTCACCGCAAGGTAGCGATGTTGAGAAGGGGTCGTTGTCTGACGGCCTCGGACTTCCTCCACCAGGACAGACGCAGGCGCAAGTGTTGGAGGAGCTTCAGATCTACCAACTCGTGAAGGAGACGGTCAATTACACCTCCATTGACCAGGGGAATGACT TCCTCTGCATCGGTGCTAACTGGTTGCACACCCGGCCACATTCTAAAGCCACCGAACATAGTCCAAGTCTGTTACCGCCCAGACACTGGTCATGGCTTGCCCTCAGCTCCGACT CCGTCGTGGTATCTTTCCACGAGACGCCATCGTCAGAATACCCCGAAGACGAAGAATGGTCCATGGCAGAACTCGTCAATACGAGATCCAACACCACCAGCGTTTTGTGCCAACTATCCAAGCACGGCGTAGAAGATTTCGAACGAAGGCTTCTCTCGCTGAAGCCGGTCAGGCAGGCGATGCCTCGCCAAGGACTCGGCAGCAACACTGCCTGCGAGGGCTCGAGTAATCTTTTCTATTATCTTTTCGAGGATTATTCATCGGCCCTGCCAGTTTTAAGAACTTCCAAGCAAGAGCTGAGTCGACTG AGCGATCAAATCTTGAAGCCG AGTCGAAGAACCAAGATTAAGACAGGGGAGATTATTGAATCACTACATACTCTGAGAAAGGAGCTCAGCCAACTCCAACACTTGTTTGAGGGTTATAAAAGCCTCATCAAGCGTATCTGTTGGTCGCCTCGGTCCCTAGATGCCTGTCACGAGGGTCAATGCGGACGCCTAGAGTTATCTGGAAATATGTTCGGCGAGGTAAATATATCGTCGTCAGCAAGAAGTCGCTTCGAGCGCCTTGGAGACAGACTGCAACTGTTGATGCTCAACACAATCCAAGAGTATCTAGACGAGCAAAACGCACTCTCGAACACG TATTTCAACCTCACGGCCCAAAGGGACTCGCAGGCGACTGCACGCCTGAGCAGGAGCGCTACCGTACTAGCCAAGCTGAGCGTCTTCTTTCTCCCCATAACATTCATGACCAGCTATTTCTCTGTAGAGATACCCGATCTGGTGGAACACTACACCCCCAAGATGTACTGGGTCTGTTTTGCCGTGATTGCCGGAATCTCCTTCATTAGTCTTTTCTTTTTCAGTCGCATGATTGAGATCCTCAGCGATGTGCTCGAGGCTTGGGCCCACACCGCGGTGCGAAGCACCCGGCGTTTTGTTGGACTACGTGTACAAGATGATAGAGACGAACATTAA
- a CDS encoding protein phosphatase PP2A regulatory subunit B, whose amino-acid sequence MVDSDTNSPTWKFTQCFGDKGDVEDITEADIISTVEFDHTGNYLATGDKGGRVVLFERNETKKTCEYKFHTEFQSHEPEFDYLKSLEIEEKINKIKWCRRQNASHYLLSTNDKTIKLWKVFEKSLKVVAENNLSDDLTPANLAGGGGAPKQSPAHRFKNSEDLIMPRLTHHDTVVAAVPRRTYANAHAYHINSISVNSDGETFISSDDLRINLWNLNIQDQSFNIVDIKPANMEELTEVITAAEFHPLSCNWFMYASSKGTIKLADMRQSALCDSHAKLFEQEEDPSSRSFFSEIISSISDVRFSYDGRYILSRDYLTVKIWDINMERQPVKTIPIHEHLRPRLCDTYENDSIFDKFEVVFSGDAKNVMTGSYNNNFMIYPSDPDKEVEVVLQADKSAFKAKKVGVPTPINSSTSPTATNGGKKGGSRAGSPAAGAGGQGQRMRKETDADQIDFNKKILHMSWHPFEDSIAIAATNNLFVFSAL is encoded by the exons ATGGTGGACAGCGACACGAACTCCCCCACGTGGAAGTTCACCCA GTGCTTTGGAGACAAGGGCGATGTGGAGGACATCACCGAAG CTGATATCATCTCAACGGTCGAGTTCGATCACACGGGTAACTATCTCGCGACGGGAGACAAAGGCGGCCGGGTCGTATTGTTCGAACGGAACGAAACG AAAAAAACATGCGAGTACAAGTTCCATACCGAATTCCAGTCCCACGAACCCGAGTTTGACTACCTGAAGTCGCTGGAAATTGAGGAAAAGATCAATAAGATCAAGTGGTGTCGTCGACAGAATGCATCACACTATCTGCTCTCAACAAACGACAAGACGATCAAGCTATGGAAGGTATTCGAAAAGTCGCTTAAGGTCGTTGCCGAGAACAATCTATCCGATGACTTGACTCCCGCAAACCTCGCTGGCGGTGGGGGTGCTCCGAAGCAGTCACCTGCGCATCGCTTCAAGAACTCTGAAGACCTCATCATGCCCCGCCTGACCCATCATGACACCGTCGTTGCCGCCGTACCTCGCCGAACGTATGCAAATGCCCACGCCTATCACATCAACAGCATATCCGTCAACAGCGATGGCGAGACATTTATCAGCTCGGACGACCTCCGCATCAACCTCTGGAACCTGAATATCCAGGATCAGAGCTTCAACATTGTCGACATCAAGCCTGCAAACATGGAGGAGCTGACTGAGGTTATCACCGCTGCCGAGTTTCACCCTCTTAGCTGCAATTGGTTCATGTACGCAAGCTCCAAGGGCACCATCAAGCTTGCCGACATGCGCCAGAGTGCTCTCTGTGATAGCCACGCAAAGC TCTTTGAGCAAGAGGAAGATCCGTCCTCGAGGTCGTTTTTCTCCGAAATCATTTCCTCCATCTCAGACGTTCGATTCTCCTATGATGGTCGTTACATTCTCTCTCGCGATTACCTAACGGTGAAGATTTGGGATATCAACATGGAGCGACAGCCCGTCAAGACGATTCCCATCCACGAGCACCTGCGTCCTCGGTTATGCGATACGTATGAGAACGACAGCATCTTTGACAAGTTTGAGGTTGTCTTCTCAGGGGATGCCAAGAATGTCATGACTGGCAGCTACAACAACAATTTCATGATCTATCCTTCAGACCCCGACAAGGAAGTCGAAGTGGTGCTGCAGGCCGACAAGTCTGCCTTCAAGGCTAAGAAGGTTGGCGTACCGACACCCATCAATTCGTCTACGAGCCCAACCGCAACCAATGGTGGCAAGAAGGGAGGTTCCCGTGCTGGCAGTCCTGCTGCTGGAGCCGGTGGCCAGGGCCAAAGGATGCGCAAGGAAACCGATGCCGACCAGATCGACTTCAACAAGAAGATCCTCCATATGAGCTGGCATCCATTTGAGGATAGCATCGCGATTGCGGCAACGAACAAC CTATTTGTCTTCTCTGCACTATAA